In the Sphingobium sp. Z007 genome, TGCTGGCCGCGGCCGCGCGCCTGCCCAAGGGGCGCGGCGGCATCGTCTTTCGCCATTATCGCACCGATGAGAAGGCGCGGCGGGCGTTGTTTATGGCGTTAAGGGCGATCGCGTGGCGGCGACGGCTGGTGCTGTTGCTCGCCGGTTCGGCGCGGGACGCGGCGGCATGGCGGGCCGATGGCGCGCATGGGCGGGACGTCAGACGCACCGCCCGTCCTTTGCTCCGCAGCCAAGCCGTGCATGATGTGCGGGAAGCGATGACGGCGCGGGGTGCGGATTTTTGCTTCGTCTCGCCCCTTTTCCCGACCCGGTCGCATCCAGGCGCTGGCGCGCTCGGTCCCGTGCGCTTCGCCGCCTTGGCGCGGCAGGTCGATGCGCCGGTGATGGCGTTAGGCGGCGTGCGCCGGACACACCGGCCCATGCTGCGCAGGATAGGAGCGGATGGTTGGGCCGCGATCGACGGGTTGACGCTATAGGCCCACACCGTTCGGTTCGAGCTTGTCGAGAACAGCGCGCTTAGGTTGTCGACAAGCTCGAACCGAACGGAATTTCTAAGTCAGTTCCAATCCACCCGCGTCCAGCCCCGCTCTGCCGCCAGCCTGGCCAGCGACTTGTGCGGGTTGGCGGCGAAGGGAATATCTGCAAACTCCAGCATCGGAGCGTCCGACACATGGTCGGAATAGGCCCGAATATGGGCCTGGCCTCGGTCGATCGCCTGGGACGCCATCCATGCCTTTATCATCCGCAGCTTGCCGGTGTCGTAGCAATTTTCGCCGGCGATTCTGGCGCGGACATAGCGCAAATCCTGGCTCAGATGATCGGTGGCGATCACCGCGTCGAACCCCAGTCGCCGCGCGATCGGTTCGACATAGAGGCGGTAGGAGGCGGTGGCGAGCACCAGCGTGTAGCCATCGGCCCGGTCCTGCGCGATCTGCGCCACCGCGCCGGCGCGCAGGTTGCGGGCGATCACCCGGTCGGCATAGCTTTCGACATGCGGCATTAATTTCGCGCGCTCGACGTTGAAGCCGATCATCAGCGCCTGATTATATTCCTTGAGCCGCTGGCGGCTGATGAGCTTCACCACATAGGCCAGCATCAACAGGATGACGCAGGGGAAAAGCACCAGTCGCCACGGCGCCATGTTGCCCGCCACATGGATCAGGAAGCCGGTATAGGTGCCCTTGAAGGTCACCGTGCGGTCCATATCGTAGATGGCCAACTTGTGTATCGTCATGCCGTATCCGAAACTTTTCGTCATGCCCTTCGTTCTGGCTTGCGGATGGGCCGTTTCGGCTTGCCGTGCAACCGATAATGGATCACTAATCCCATCGCATGAATAAAGCCGCCGAACTAGTCGAGGAACAGCGCGACGGCAGCAATGTGGTCCGGCTTTCCGGGTCGCTTGCGATCGCCTGTCTGGGGGATCTGCCGGGCCGGCTGGACGCCGTGCAGCAGCCTGTGGGCGCGATCGACCTGTCCACCGTCGACCATATGGATACGATCGGCGCCTGGACCGTGCATCGCACCGCCAAGAGGCTGGGCTGCGAGGTCACCGGCGCCAGCGACGACGCACGCCGCCTGATCGACGCTGTTGGCGAACTGGACGATCCGGTGCCGATCCGGCCCGATCATGTCCATCCGTTGCGCCGCGTCGTCGGCCAGATCGGCGACGCCGTCATCGCGTCCGGCGCGACCCTGATGGGGCTGCTCGGCTTTTTCGGCGCCACGCTGATCGCCATGGGCGCGGTCATCCGCCATCCGCGTCGCTTCCGCGTCAATGCGGTGGTCCAGCGGTTCGAGGTGGTCGGCGTGTCCGCTCTGGGCATCATCGGCCTGATGAGTTTCCTGATCGGCATCGTCATCGCCCAGCAGGGATCGGTGCAGCTGCGCCAGTTCGGCATGGAGATGCTGACGATCAACCTGGTCGGCCGCCTGACATTTCGAGAGCTTGGCGTGCTGATGACCGCGATCATGGTCGCGGGCCGCTCCGGCTCCGCCTTCGCTGCGCAGCTGGGCACGATGAAGCTGACCGAGGAGATCGATGCGATGCGCACCATCGGCGTGTCGCCGATGGAGGCGCTGGTGCTGCCCCGCACGCTGGCCGTCGTCATCATGATGCCGTTGCTGGGCTTTTACGCATCGGTGATGGCGGTGATCGGTGGCGGCTTCCTGTGCGCCATTGCCCTCGAAATCCCGCCGATCACCTTCATCCAGCGGCTGCGGGAGGTCGTGCCGATCACCGACCTGTGGGTGGGCCTTATCAAAGCGCCGGTCTTTGGCATCATTATCGCGCTGTCGGGCTGCTACCAGGGCATGCAGGTCAAGGGCAATGCCGAGGAAGTGGGGCTGCGCACCACGGCCGCCGTCGTGCAGGCGATCTTCATGGTCATCGTCATCGACGCGTTCTTCGCCGTCTTCTTCACCTGGGTAGGCTGGAACTGATGGGCGAGGAAGACATCATCGGGGCCGAGGAACGGCGCATCAACGAAGCGGTCCAGACCGCCGACATCGCCATTTCGGTGCGCGGCCTGCGCAACAGTTTCGGCGACCAGCTGATCCATGACGGGCTGGATCTGGACGTCCGAAGGGGCGAGATATTGGGCGTCGTGGGCGGTTCCGGCACCGGCAAGTCAGTGCTGATGCGCTCGATCATCGGGCTTCAGACACCCGATGAGGGCGAAGTCCAGGTCTTTGGCGAGTCCATGGTCGGGCGGTCGGATGATGAGGCGCTGGCGATCCGCAAGCGTTGGGGCGTGCTGTTTCAGGGTGGCGCGCTGTTTTCGACGCTGACCGTCGCCGAAAATGTCGAAGTGCCGATCCGCGAATATTATCCCAATATTGGGCCTGAGCTGCGCGATGAGATTGCCGCCTACAAGATCCGCATGACCGGCCTGCCGACCGAGGCCGGTCCCAAATATCCGTCCGAACTGTCCGGCGGCATGAAGAAGCGGGCTGGCCTGGCCCGCGCGCTGGCGCTGGACCCGGACCTGCTGTTCCTGGACGAACCGACGGCCGGTCTCGACCCAATCGGTGCGGCCGCATTCGACGACCAGACGCGCAAATTGCAGCAGACGCTAGGCCTGACCGTCTTCCTCATCACCCATGATCTCGATACGCTCTATTCGATCTGCGACCGGGTGGCGGTGCTGGCGGACAAAAAGGTGACGGCGGTCGGCACGATCGACGAATTGCTGGCGACCGATCATCCCTGGATACAGGAATATTTCAACGGTCCGCGCGGCCGGGCCGCGACTGCGGCCGTGTCGCGCCATAAGGACCGCGAACAGACAGAGGCGGCGCTCAGCCCGTCGGACGGAAGGCGATAGGATATGGAAACCCGCTCCAATCACGTGCTGGTCGGCGCAGTCACGCTGCTGCTATTGGCTGCGATCATGGCCGCCGCCTTCTGGTTCTCGCGCATCTCCGATGGCGAGAATAAGGAATATGACATCTTCTTCAAACAGTCGGTGAGCGGCCTGGCGAAGGGATCGGCGGTCAATTATGCCGGCGTGCCGTCGGGCAAGGTCGAGACGATCGAGTTGTGGAAGCGGGATCCCAGCTTCGTGAAGGTCCGCATTTCGGTGAAGGACGGCACCCCTGTTCTACAGGGCACGACCGCCACCATCGCTGGCGTCGGCTTCACCGGCGTCAGCGAAGTGGTGCTGGACGGCGCGGTTAAGGGCGCGCCGCCGATCGCCTGCCCGGCCGACAATATACTGGCCGCCTGCCCCGATGGCGTGCCCGTGATCCCGACCAAGCCCGGCGCGCTGGGCGAACTGCTCAACAATGCGCCGCAGCTGCTGGAACGGATTTCGACGTTGACCGAGCGGTTGACCGAATTGCTGAACGACAAGAACCAGCAATCGATCGCGGGCATATTGGCCAATGTCGAGCGGGTGTCGGGGGCCCTGGCTGATCGCAGCCCGGAAATCGCCGCCACCCTGGCCGAAGCGCGCATCGCGGTGCAGCGCACCGGCGTCGCCGTCGAGCAGATCGGCAAGCTTGCCGCCACCACCGACACGATGCTGAACGAGGAAGGCCGACCGCTGATGAGCGACCTGCGCAAGAGCGTGCAAGCCGCGACCCGCAGCATCGAGACGCTGGACAAGACCATTGGTGAAGCACAACCGGGCGTGAAGGCGTTCAGCACCCAGACCATGCCGGAGGTCAACCAGCTGGTCCGCGACCTGCGCGAAATGTCGCGCTCCTTCCGCGGTGTCGCGGAAAAGCTCGACCAGCAGGGCGCTGGTTCGCTGGTCGGATCGCCCAAGCTGCCGGACTATAAGCCATGATCGCGGACAGGATGATGAGAGAGATGCTGACCATGTTCCATGTGAAACACCCCGGCCTGAACCGGACAGGCGCGCTGACCGCGCTGACCGCCGCCTTCGTGCTGTCCGGCTGCGTGTCGTTCGGCCCCAAGCCGCCGGCGCAATTGTTGACGCTGGACGCGGCGCAGAAGGTGCCGTCAGGCGCGACGCGCGTGGCCGGCAGCGGGCGCACGCTCATCGTGGCCGATCCCGATGCGCCCAAGATGCTGGATACGGTGCGTGTGCCGGTGCAATTGGGGCCGACCTCCGTCGCCTATGTGACCAAGGTGCAATGGGCCGACACGCCGCGCCACCTGTTCCGCCGTCTGCTGGCCGAAACCATTTCTGCCACGACCGACCGTGTGGTGCTGGATAGCGGACAGTTTTCGGGCGACGGCGGTCAGCGTCTGGGCGGCGAACTGGTCGCTTTCGGCTTGGACGCGGCCAGCAACAACGCCGTTGTGACCTATGACGCCGTGCTGAGCACCCCCAATGGCGTGGCGCTGGCGCGGCAGCGATTCACCGCGACCCAGCCGGTGGGCGGCAAGATTGAAGCGGGCACGGTCGGCGGGCCGATCAATGCGGCGGCGAACAAAGTTGCGGCCGATGTCGCGGCCTGGGCTGCGTCCGTGAAAGAGTGAGAACCTCCTTCGGTTCGCGTCCCGCATAGGGGCGGCGCGGACCGACAACGGGCGTCAGTCCAGGCTCTTGCTCGTCTGTTCGGTCACATCCTTTGACAATCCCGGTTGCGCTAGGATGCGTTGCAGTTCTGCCCGCATGAGCGCCGCGCGCCCTTCTTCGAACCGTTTCCAGCGCCCCAGCGGCGGCACCAGTTTCGCCGCCGTCTGCGGATTGAGCTTATCCAGCGCGATGATGCAGTCGGCCAGCAGGCGATAGCCCTTGCCCGACTTATGGTGGAACGCCCATTGGTTCCCGGCGAACGCGCCGAACAGAGACCGTACCCTATTGGGGTTGGCGAGCGTAAAATCCTTGTGCTCGCTAAGCTGCGCCACCAGTTCCACGGTATCGGGATGAAGCGCGAAAGCCTGGGTCTGAAACCATTTGTCGAGGGTCAGAGCGTCGGCGGCGTAGCGGTTGTAGAAGATATCCAGCGCCGCCTCGCGCTCCGCGCTGGCAGCATTGGCCAGGACCCCCAGCGCCGCCTGACGCTCGGTCATGTTGTCGGCCTCGCTGAACTGGGCGAAAGCGACGGCGGGGCCGTCCTCAGCCCCGGACGCCACCAGATAATGGAGCGCCGCGTTGCGCAGCTTCCGGGCGCCCTTGGCAGCCGGTGACAGGGAGAAAGCGCTTGCTTTGGTCCCAGCATGGATATCGCGCCAGAGCGGCGCCAGCGCGCCGCCGATCTGCTGTTGCAGGGCATCGCGTGCGGCGTGGATCGCGTCTGGATCTACCAACCGCATCTGATCGCCTAGATAGGCTTCGCTGGGCAGGCGGATCGCCTCCGCCACGAAAGCGGGATCGAGCAGCGGATCGGTGATGATATTGCGCACGGCATCGACGACGGCTGCGTCGTCCGTGGCGTGCCCCGCGATGCGGCCGATCAGCACATTGACCATCAACTGCTGCATCGCTTCATAGCGCGCGAAAGGATCGTCGTCGTGCGCCGACAGGAAGGCCAGATCGGCCTGGCTGCGGTTCGTCTCGACGATCACTGGCGCGGAAAAGCCGCGGTTGATCGACAGGATCGGCGGGACCGGGAAGCCGGTGAGGGTGAAGCTCTGCCTGGCCTGCGTCAGCATGAGCAGTTCATCACCGGGATGCTGCCCGTTAATGGGATCGAACAGGGCGGTGCGCAGCGGGATCGCCATCGGCTGTTTGTTGGTCTGGCCCGGCGTCGGCGGGATCGTCTGTTCCAGCACTAGTTCGACGCTCTGGCTCACCGGATCATGGGTGATGAGGGCGCGAACATGCGGGGTGCCGGCCTGCGCATACCATAGGCGGAACTGGGTAAGGTCGATGCCCCCGCCCTCCTCCATCGCCAGCACGAAATCCTCGCATGTGGCGGCCTGTCCGTCATGACGGTCGAAATAGAGATCGGTGCCCGCCCGGAAACGCTCGGCGCCCAGCATCAGCGCCATCATACGGATCAGCTCGGCGCCCTTGTTATAAATGGTCGCCGTGTAGAAGTTGCTGATTTCCATATAGGATTCAGGACGCACCGGATGGGCGAGCGGTCCTGAATCCTCCTGGAACTGGGCGGCGCGCAGGATGCGCACATCTTCGATCCGCTTGACCGCATGGCTGCCCATGTCGGCGGAGAAATTCTGGTCGCGA is a window encoding:
- a CDS encoding ABC-type transport auxiliary lipoprotein family protein; translated protein: MFHVKHPGLNRTGALTALTAAFVLSGCVSFGPKPPAQLLTLDAAQKVPSGATRVAGSGRTLIVADPDAPKMLDTVRVPVQLGPTSVAYVTKVQWADTPRHLFRRLLAETISATTDRVVLDSGQFSGDGGQRLGGELVAFGLDAASNNAVVTYDAVLSTPNGVALARQRFTATQPVGGKIEAGTVGGPINAAANKVAADVAAWAASVKE
- a CDS encoding thiamine phosphate synthase, with product MDGRHRKKLPTLWLMTDERVNDAALLAAAARLPKGRGGIVFRHYRTDEKARRALFMALRAIAWRRRLVLLLAGSARDAAAWRADGAHGRDVRRTARPLLRSQAVHDVREAMTARGADFCFVSPLFPTRSHPGAGALGPVRFAALARQVDAPVMALGGVRRTHRPMLRRIGADGWAAIDGLTL
- the pepN gene encoding aminopeptidase N, which codes for MADMISTHAAAPTVIRRMDYRPPDWLMPDVTLDFDLDPALTRVRTTLSVTRNGDHDRPLRLDGEGLVPLVVCVDGRPLAQDEWHLEAGALIIALPGGAHSVETLVELSPEGNSKLMGLYASGGLLCTQCEAEGFRRITFFPDRPDILSRYSVRMEADKARFPVLLSNGDPIEQGDLLDGRHWARWNDPFPKPCYLFALVAGDLACNGDRFVTMSGREVQLGIWVREADLARTDHAMQALKNSMAWDERVYGREYDLDVFNIVAVADFNFGAMENKGLNIFNSRYILADPETATDIDYDGVEGVVAHEYFHNWSGNRVTCRDWFQLSLKEGFTVFRDQNFSADMGSHAVKRIEDVRILRAAQFQEDSGPLAHPVRPESYMEISNFYTATIYNKGAELIRMMALMLGAERFRAGTDLYFDRHDGQAATCEDFVLAMEEGGGIDLTQFRLWYAQAGTPHVRALITHDPVSQSVELVLEQTIPPTPGQTNKQPMAIPLRTALFDPINGQHPGDELLMLTQARQSFTLTGFPVPPILSINRGFSAPVIVETNRSQADLAFLSAHDDDPFARYEAMQQLMVNVLIGRIAGHATDDAAVVDAVRNIITDPLLDPAFVAEAIRLPSEAYLGDQMRLVDPDAIHAARDALQQQIGGALAPLWRDIHAGTKASAFSLSPAAKGARKLRNAALHYLVASGAEDGPAVAFAQFSEADNMTERQAALGVLANAASAEREAALDIFYNRYAADALTLDKWFQTQAFALHPDTVELVAQLSEHKDFTLANPNRVRSLFGAFAGNQWAFHHKSGKGYRLLADCIIALDKLNPQTAAKLVPPLGRWKRFEEGRAALMRAELQRILAQPGLSKDVTEQTSKSLD
- a CDS encoding HAD family phosphatase, with amino-acid sequence MTIHKLAIYDMDRTVTFKGTYTGFLIHVAGNMAPWRLVLFPCVILLMLAYVVKLISRQRLKEYNQALMIGFNVERAKLMPHVESYADRVIARNLRAGAVAQIAQDRADGYTLVLATASYRLYVEPIARRLGFDAVIATDHLSQDLRYVRARIAGENCYDTGKLRMIKAWMASQAIDRGQAHIRAYSDHVSDAPMLEFADIPFAANPHKSLARLAAERGWTRVDWN
- a CDS encoding MlaD family protein, which gives rise to METRSNHVLVGAVTLLLLAAIMAAAFWFSRISDGENKEYDIFFKQSVSGLAKGSAVNYAGVPSGKVETIELWKRDPSFVKVRISVKDGTPVLQGTTATIAGVGFTGVSEVVLDGAVKGAPPIACPADNILAACPDGVPVIPTKPGALGELLNNAPQLLERISTLTERLTELLNDKNQQSIAGILANVERVSGALADRSPEIAATLAEARIAVQRTGVAVEQIGKLAATTDTMLNEEGRPLMSDLRKSVQAATRSIETLDKTIGEAQPGVKAFSTQTMPEVNQLVRDLREMSRSFRGVAEKLDQQGAGSLVGSPKLPDYKP
- a CDS encoding MlaE family lipid ABC transporter permease subunit, which produces MNKAAELVEEQRDGSNVVRLSGSLAIACLGDLPGRLDAVQQPVGAIDLSTVDHMDTIGAWTVHRTAKRLGCEVTGASDDARRLIDAVGELDDPVPIRPDHVHPLRRVVGQIGDAVIASGATLMGLLGFFGATLIAMGAVIRHPRRFRVNAVVQRFEVVGVSALGIIGLMSFLIGIVIAQQGSVQLRQFGMEMLTINLVGRLTFRELGVLMTAIMVAGRSGSAFAAQLGTMKLTEEIDAMRTIGVSPMEALVLPRTLAVVIMMPLLGFYASVMAVIGGGFLCAIALEIPPITFIQRLREVVPITDLWVGLIKAPVFGIIIALSGCYQGMQVKGNAEEVGLRTTAAVVQAIFMVIVIDAFFAVFFTWVGWN
- a CDS encoding ABC transporter ATP-binding protein; translation: MGEEDIIGAEERRINEAVQTADIAISVRGLRNSFGDQLIHDGLDLDVRRGEILGVVGGSGTGKSVLMRSIIGLQTPDEGEVQVFGESMVGRSDDEALAIRKRWGVLFQGGALFSTLTVAENVEVPIREYYPNIGPELRDEIAAYKIRMTGLPTEAGPKYPSELSGGMKKRAGLARALALDPDLLFLDEPTAGLDPIGAAAFDDQTRKLQQTLGLTVFLITHDLDTLYSICDRVAVLADKKVTAVGTIDELLATDHPWIQEYFNGPRGRAATAAVSRHKDREQTEAALSPSDGRR